A genomic region of Streptosporangium lutulentum contains the following coding sequences:
- the rpsD gene encoding 30S ribosomal protein S4 — protein sequence MARYTGADCKLCRREKTKLFLKGKKCESAKCPIEIRPYPPGEHGRGRPKESEYQLQLREKQKTRRIYGILEKQFRNYYEEANRKGGKTGENLLQILESRLDNVVYRAGFAESRDAARQQVRHGHILVNGKKVDIPSYRVREHDIVEVRERSRNLLPYEVARATSGDKTFPAWLGVIPDAMRVLVHQLPVRQQIDTQVQEQLIVELYSK from the coding sequence ATGGCTCGTTATACGGGTGCGGACTGCAAGCTCTGCCGTCGAGAGAAGACCAAGCTCTTCCTCAAGGGCAAGAAGTGCGAGTCCGCGAAGTGCCCCATCGAGATCCGTCCTTACCCGCCGGGTGAGCACGGCCGCGGTCGGCCCAAGGAGTCTGAGTACCAGCTCCAGCTTCGTGAGAAGCAGAAGACCCGCCGCATCTACGGCATCCTCGAGAAGCAGTTCCGCAACTACTACGAGGAAGCCAACCGCAAGGGCGGCAAGACCGGCGAGAACCTCCTCCAGATCCTGGAGAGCCGTCTCGACAACGTGGTCTACCGCGCCGGGTTCGCCGAGTCGCGCGACGCCGCTCGCCAGCAGGTCCGTCACGGACACATCCTGGTGAACGGTAAGAAGGTCGACATTCCTTCGTACCGCGTCCGCGAGCACGACATCGTCGAGGTTCGCGAGCGTTCGCGCAACCTGCTTCCCTACGAGGTGGCTCGCGCCACCTCCGGTGACAAGACGTTCCCGGCCTGGCTGGGCGTCATTCCGGACGCCATGCGCGTCCTGGTTCACCAGCTCCCGGTCCGTCAGCAGATTGACACCCAGGTCCAGGAGCAGCTGATCGTCGAGCTCTACTCCAAGTAG
- the rpsK gene encoding 30S ribosomal protein S11, with the protein MPPKSRQGAPKKVRRKEKKNVAHGHAHIKSTFNNTIVSITDPNGNVISWASAGHVGFKGSRKSTPFAAQMAAENAARRAMEHGMRKVDVFVKGPGSGRETAIRSLQATGLEVGSIQDVTPVPHNGCRPPKRRRV; encoded by the coding sequence ATGCCTCCTAAGAGCCGCCAGGGCGCACCCAAAAAGGTGCGTCGCAAGGAAAAGAAGAACGTCGCTCATGGGCACGCCCACATCAAGAGCACGTTCAACAACACGATCGTTTCGATCACCGACCCGAACGGGAACGTGATCTCCTGGGCCAGTGCCGGCCACGTCGGGTTCAAGGGCTCTCGTAAGTCCACCCCGTTCGCCGCGCAGATGGCCGCCGAGAACGCCGCTCGCCGGGCCATGGAGCACGGCATGCGCAAGGTCGACGTCTTCGTCAAGGGCCCCGGCTCCGGCCGTGAGACCGCGATCCGTTCGCTGCAGGCGACCGGCCTCGAGGTTGGCTCCATCCAGGACGTCACCCCCGTGCCGCACAACGGCTGCCGTCCGCCCAAGCGCCGTCGCGTCTGA
- the rpsM gene encoding 30S ribosomal protein S13 gives MARLVGVDLPRDKRLEIALTYIFGIGRTRALETLKATGVNGDLRVHQLTDEELVPLRDYIEANYKIEGDLRREVQADIRRKIEIQCYQGIRHRRGLPVHGQRTQTNARTRKGKKKTVAGKKKPGKK, from the coding sequence ATGGCTCGCCTGGTTGGCGTCGACCTCCCCCGCGACAAGCGGCTGGAGATCGCTCTCACCTACATTTTCGGAATCGGCCGCACTCGCGCCCTGGAGACCCTCAAGGCCACCGGCGTGAACGGTGATCTTCGAGTTCACCAGCTCACGGACGAAGAGCTCGTGCCGCTGCGTGACTACATCGAGGCGAACTACAAGATCGAGGGTGACCTCCGTCGCGAAGTTCAGGCCGACATTCGTCGCAAGATCGAGATTCAGTGCTACCAGGGCATTCGGCACCGCCGTGGCCTTCCCGTGCACGGTCAGCGTACGCAGACCAACGCACGCACCCGTAAGGGCAAGAAGAAGACCGTGGCCGGTAAGAAGAAGCCCGGTAAGAAGTAG
- the rpmJ gene encoding 50S ribosomal protein L36 — MKVKPSVKKMCDKCKVIRRHGRVMVICENLRHKQRQG; from the coding sequence ATGAAGGTCAAGCCGAGCGTCAAGAAGATGTGCGACAAGTGCAAGGTGATTCGCCGGCACGGTCGCGTCATGGTGATCTGCGAGAACCTGCGCCACAAGCAGCGTCAGGGTTAA
- the infA gene encoding translation initiation factor IF-1 has translation MAKKDGAIEIEGTVVESLPNAMFRVQLDNGHKVLAHISGRMRMHYIRILPDDRVVVELSPYDLSRGRIVYRYK, from the coding sequence ATGGCCAAGAAAGACGGCGCCATCGAGATCGAGGGCACTGTGGTTGAGTCGCTCCCGAACGCGATGTTCCGGGTGCAGCTCGACAACGGCCATAAGGTCCTGGCCCATATCAGCGGGCGGATGCGGATGCACTACATCCGTATCCTTCCTGACGACAGGGTTGTCGTCGAACTGAGCCCCTACGACCTCAGTCGTGGGCGGATCGTCTACCGATACAAGTAA
- a CDS encoding DUF1707 SHOCT-like domain-containing protein, whose amino-acid sequence MAASPNMRASDGDRDRVASVLREHYAQGRLTGEEFDERLDQLYTSKTYGELATLTSDLPDVDLQGLSNALARPSERGGRPDRGRASDGALRHIWAVWAVTSAINWVVWLIVGVADGLDFTYPWPLWVMGPWGAMLLLATLAASLGKKRNP is encoded by the coding sequence ATGGCGGCTAGCCCGAACATGCGGGCCTCGGACGGAGATCGCGACAGGGTCGCCTCGGTCCTGCGGGAGCACTACGCGCAGGGCCGGCTCACCGGCGAGGAGTTCGACGAGCGGTTGGACCAGCTCTACACGAGCAAGACGTACGGCGAGCTCGCCACGCTCACCTCCGACCTTCCCGACGTCGACCTGCAGGGACTGTCCAATGCCCTTGCCCGCCCCTCAGAGCGCGGTGGACGCCCCGACAGAGGGCGGGCGAGCGATGGAGCGCTGAGGCACATCTGGGCCGTCTGGGCGGTGACCAGCGCCATCAACTGGGTGGTCTGGCTCATCGTCGGTGTGGCCGACGGTCTCGACTTCACCTATCCGTGGCCGCTGTGGGTGATGGGTCCCTGGGGAGCGATGTTGCTGCTCGCCACGCTGGCGGCGAGCCTCGGCAAGAAGCGCAACCCGTAA
- the map gene encoding type I methionyl aminopeptidase gives MFKKNKHGIQIKTPEQLEKMRAAGLVVGRTLQLLRESVRPGMTPLDLDGIAEKAIRDEGAIPSFKGYQGFPATICASVNNEVVHGIPTDRRALQEGDIISIDCGAILEGWHGDAAITVPVGEVDPKLTELMRVTEEAMWRGIATLTVGRQLSDIGHEVEKYVRSQGRYGIPQEYGGHGIGTEMHMDPWVANHGKPGRGPRFEPGMCFAVEPMVNLGTDRTKVLADDWTVITVDGKSSAHFEHSVAVTHNGPWVLTALDGGAERLADLSKDRGPST, from the coding sequence GTGTTCAAGAAGAACAAGCATGGAATCCAGATAAAAACGCCTGAACAACTGGAAAAGATGCGGGCGGCGGGCCTGGTGGTCGGCCGGACCCTGCAACTGCTCCGGGAGAGCGTGCGGCCCGGCATGACCCCGCTGGATCTCGACGGGATCGCGGAGAAGGCCATCAGGGACGAGGGCGCGATCCCCTCCTTCAAGGGGTACCAGGGCTTTCCGGCGACGATCTGCGCGTCGGTGAACAACGAGGTCGTCCACGGAATCCCGACCGATCGGCGGGCTCTGCAGGAGGGCGACATCATCTCCATCGACTGCGGCGCCATTCTGGAGGGCTGGCACGGCGACGCGGCGATCACGGTCCCGGTCGGTGAGGTCGATCCCAAGCTGACCGAGCTGATGCGGGTCACCGAGGAGGCCATGTGGCGCGGCATCGCCACGCTCACCGTGGGCCGCCAGCTGTCCGACATCGGCCACGAGGTGGAGAAGTACGTCCGTTCCCAGGGCCGTTACGGCATTCCGCAGGAGTACGGCGGGCACGGCATCGGTACCGAGATGCACATGGACCCCTGGGTCGCCAACCACGGAAAGCCGGGCCGCGGGCCGCGCTTCGAGCCGGGCATGTGCTTCGCCGTCGAGCCGATGGTGAACCTCGGCACGGACAGGACCAAGGTGCTGGCCGACGACTGGACCGTCATCACCGTCGACGGCAAGTCCTCGGCGCATTTCGAACACAGCGTCGCGGTGACACATAATGGACCTTGGGTACTGACCGCCCTCGACGGCGGGGCGGAGAGGCTTGCCGACCTGTCGAAAGATCGTGGGCCGTCGACCTAG
- a CDS encoding adenylate kinase yields the protein MRLVLVGPPGAGKGTQAQFVASNLSIPKISTGDIFRANVSGGTELGKLAKEYMDRGDLVPDEVTIAMVRDRLSESDAQDGFLLDGFPRNVPQAEILKKMLAEFGVGLDVVLELVVDDEEVVRRLAGRRTCSQCGRIWHVDFDDKKDDVCDACNGRLYQRDDDKEQTVRHRLEVYQEQTAPLVSFYADEGILVGVDATGPVEEVTQRAMEALSPFVD from the coding sequence GTGCGTCTCGTCCTGGTCGGGCCCCCCGGAGCGGGTAAGGGGACACAAGCCCAGTTCGTCGCATCGAACCTGTCCATCCCGAAGATCTCGACAGGTGACATCTTCCGCGCCAATGTTTCGGGCGGCACGGAGCTCGGCAAGCTTGCCAAGGAATACATGGACCGCGGCGACCTCGTACCCGACGAGGTCACCATCGCGATGGTCCGTGACCGCCTTTCGGAGAGCGACGCGCAGGACGGTTTCCTGCTCGACGGCTTCCCCAGGAACGTGCCCCAGGCCGAGATCCTGAAGAAGATGCTCGCCGAGTTCGGAGTCGGTCTGGACGTCGTCCTGGAACTCGTGGTCGACGACGAGGAGGTCGTCCGCCGGCTGGCGGGTCGCCGTACCTGCAGCCAGTGCGGCCGCATCTGGCACGTCGATTTCGATGACAAGAAGGACGACGTCTGCGACGCCTGCAACGGGCGGCTTTACCAGCGGGACGACGACAAGGAGCAGACGGTCCGGCATCGGCTGGAGGTCTACCAGGAGCAGACCGCCCCGCTGGTGTCCTTCTACGCCGACGAGGGCATTCTGGTCGGCGTGGATGCGACCGGTCCGGTGGAAGAGGTCACCCAGCGTGCGATGGAGGCTCTGAGCCCCTTCGTCGATTAG
- the secY gene encoding preprotein translocase subunit SecY, producing the protein MLTAFTRAFRTPDLRKKLLFTLGIIALFRLGSVFPTPGVHTENISRCLTQAQAGSSGNIYGMVQLFSGGALLKLSVFALGIMPYITASIILQLLVVVIPRLEALKKEGQAGQTKITQYTRYLTVGLAVLQSTAFIALARSGQLFPQCREDILLDKDSVFSITVMVLTMTAGTAVIMWLGELVTDRGVGNGMSILIFTQVIAVFPAELVTIAQTKGVFVFAVVMVTGIAMIALVVMVEQAQRRIPVQYAKRMVGRRMYGGTSTYIPLKVNQAGIIPVIFASSLLYLPQLVTSLFSNAQETPNPIIQWISQEFGGGGTTPTYMITFFLLIVFFTYFYVSITFNPVEVADNMKKYGGFIPGIRPGRPTAEYLNFVLTRLTAPGALYLGLISMVPIVALALVGASQNFPFGGTSILIMVGVGLDTVKQIESQLQQRNYEGFLK; encoded by the coding sequence GTGCTGACCGCGTTTACCCGAGCGTTCCGTACGCCGGACCTGCGTAAGAAGTTGCTCTTCACTTTGGGCATCATCGCGCTGTTCCGACTTGGGTCGGTTTTCCCGACCCCGGGTGTACATACCGAGAACATCAGCCGCTGTCTCACTCAGGCGCAGGCCGGATCCAGTGGCAACATCTATGGAATGGTGCAGCTGTTCAGCGGCGGCGCCCTGCTGAAACTTTCAGTGTTCGCGCTCGGCATCATGCCGTACATCACCGCGAGCATCATCCTTCAGCTCCTGGTCGTGGTCATCCCGCGTCTGGAGGCCCTCAAGAAGGAGGGCCAGGCCGGTCAGACCAAGATCACGCAGTACACGCGTTACCTGACGGTCGGTCTGGCCGTTCTCCAGTCGACCGCCTTCATCGCCCTGGCTCGCAGCGGACAGCTGTTCCCCCAGTGTCGTGAAGACATTCTTCTCGACAAGGACAGCGTCTTCTCCATCACCGTGATGGTTTTGACGATGACCGCCGGAACCGCCGTCATCATGTGGCTGGGCGAGCTCGTCACCGACCGCGGCGTCGGCAACGGCATGTCCATCCTGATCTTCACCCAGGTCATCGCGGTCTTCCCGGCCGAGCTGGTGACCATCGCCCAGACCAAGGGCGTGTTCGTCTTCGCCGTGGTCATGGTGACCGGTATCGCGATGATCGCCCTGGTGGTCATGGTCGAGCAGGCTCAGCGACGGATCCCGGTGCAGTACGCCAAGCGGATGGTCGGACGCCGAATGTACGGCGGCACCTCGACCTACATCCCGTTGAAGGTGAACCAGGCCGGCATCATCCCGGTCATCTTCGCCTCCTCGTTGCTGTACCTCCCGCAACTGGTCACGTCGCTCTTCAGCAACGCCCAGGAAACGCCGAACCCGATCATCCAGTGGATCTCGCAGGAGTTCGGTGGAGGCGGCACCACCCCGACCTACATGATCACTTTCTTCCTGCTGATCGTCTTCTTCACTTACTTCTATGTGTCCATTACCTTCAACCCCGTTGAAGTCGCGGACAACATGAAGAAGTACGGTGGGTTCATCCCGGGTATCCGCCCGGGCCGGCCGACGGCTGAGTACTTGAACTTTGTGCTCACGCGACTCACCGCTCCTGGCGCGCTGTATCTGGGCCTGATCTCCATGGTGCCGATCGTCGCGTTGGCGCTCGTCGGTGCGAGTCAGAACTTCCCGTTCGGAGGGACGAGCATTCTGATCATGGTTGGTGTCGGTCTTGACACCGTGAAGCAGATCGAGAGCCAGCTTCAGCAGCGCAACTACGAAGGCTTCCTGAAATAG
- the rplO gene encoding 50S ribosomal protein L15 codes for MAENTPLRIHHLRPAPGANKSKVRKGRGEASKGKTSGRGTKGTRARNKVPLGFEGGQVPLQRRLPKFKGFSNALFKTTYQVVNLDRLGELFPEGGDVTVETLVANGAVRKNQLVKVLGTGDISVALNVQAHAFSKSAKEKIAAAGGSVSEL; via the coding sequence ATGGCAGAGAACACTCCGCTCCGTATCCACCACCTGCGGCCGGCTCCCGGCGCCAACAAGTCCAAGGTCCGTAAGGGCCGTGGCGAGGCGTCCAAGGGCAAGACCTCCGGTCGTGGCACCAAGGGCACGAGGGCCAGAAACAAGGTTCCTCTCGGCTTCGAGGGTGGTCAGGTTCCGCTGCAGCGGCGCCTGCCCAAGTTCAAGGGCTTCTCCAACGCCCTGTTCAAGACGACCTACCAGGTCGTCAACCTGGACAGGCTCGGCGAGCTGTTCCCCGAGGGTGGGGACGTCACCGTCGAGACGCTGGTCGCCAACGGCGCCGTTCGCAAGAACCAGCTTGTCAAGGTTCTGGGAACCGGCGACATCTCTGTGGCGTTGAACGTGCAGGCGCACGCCTTCTCCAAGAGTGCCAAGGAGAAGATCGCTGCTGCCGGGGGCTCCGTCTCCGAGCTGTAG
- the rpmD gene encoding 50S ribosomal protein L30: MARLKITQVRSKIGGKQNQRDSLRSLGLKRIGDVVVKEDRPEIRGMVTVVTHLVTVEEVD; the protein is encoded by the coding sequence ATGGCGCGTCTGAAGATTACCCAGGTCCGTTCGAAGATCGGCGGCAAGCAGAACCAGCGCGACTCGCTGCGTTCGCTCGGTCTGAAGCGAATCGGCGATGTCGTCGTCAAGGAGGACCGCCCGGAGATCCGTGGCATGGTCACCGTGGTGACGCACCTTGTCACCGTGGAAGAGGTCGACTGA
- the rpsE gene encoding 30S ribosomal protein S5 — MAGAPRRGGAAGGERRDGRRDDRRGGNADKGVSYIERVVKINRVAKVVKGGRRFSFTALVIVGDGNGMVGVGYGKAKEVPAAIAKGVEEAKKSFFRVPRIQGTIPHIVQGEEAAGVVFLRPASPGTGVIAGGPVRAVLECAGIHDVLSKSLGSDNPINIVHATVAALKGLSRPEEIAARRGLPIEDVAPKRMLRARAEGLAEAAAAKAVS, encoded by the coding sequence ATGGCTGGAGCACCGCGTCGCGGTGGCGCCGCCGGTGGCGAGCGGCGTGACGGTCGTCGTGATGACCGCCGCGGTGGCAACGCTGACAAGGGCGTTTCGTACATCGAGCGCGTGGTAAAGATCAACCGAGTGGCCAAGGTCGTGAAGGGTGGTCGTCGCTTCAGCTTCACCGCCCTCGTCATCGTCGGTGACGGCAACGGCATGGTCGGCGTCGGCTACGGCAAGGCCAAGGAAGTGCCCGCGGCGATCGCCAAGGGTGTGGAAGAGGCCAAGAAGAGCTTCTTCAGGGTGCCCCGCATTCAGGGCACCATCCCGCACATCGTGCAGGGTGAAGAGGCCGCCGGTGTCGTGTTCCTCCGTCCGGCCTCGCCCGGTACCGGCGTCATCGCCGGTGGCCCGGTGCGCGCCGTACTGGAGTGCGCCGGCATCCACGACGTGTTGTCCAAGTCGCTCGGCTCGGACAACCCGATCAACATCGTGCACGCGACCGTGGCCGCTCTGAAGGGCCTCAGCCGCCCCGAGGAGATCGCGGCCCGTCGTGGCCTGCCGATCGAGGACGTCGCTCCCAAGCGCATGCTCAGGGCTCGCGCCGAGGGTCTCGCAGAGGCCGCAGCGGCCAAGGCGGTGAGCTAG
- the rplR gene encoding 50S ribosomal protein L18, protein MAGKTAFGKHTAARAVSRARRHGRVRKKVVGTATRPRLVVNRSTRHLFVQIVDDAQGHTLVSASTMDASLRTAEGAKTDKAKQVGELLAQRAKAAGITAVVFDRGGNRYAGRIAALADSAREGGLEF, encoded by the coding sequence ATGGCTGGCAAGACTGCGTTCGGCAAGCACACGGCCGCCCGCGCCGTCTCGCGGGCCCGCCGCCACGGCCGAGTCCGCAAGAAGGTTGTTGGCACGGCCACGCGTCCGCGTTTGGTCGTCAACCGCTCCACGAGGCACCTCTTCGTCCAGATCGTCGACGACGCCCAGGGCCACACGCTGGTGAGCGCTTCCACCATGGACGCCTCCCTCCGTACGGCCGAGGGCGCCAAGACCGACAAGGCGAAGCAGGTCGGCGAGCTTCTCGCTCAGCGGGCCAAGGCAGCCGGGATCACCGCGGTGGTGTTCGACCGCGGTGGAAACCGCTACGCGGGCCGTATCGCGGCCCTCGCGGACAGCGCCCGCGAAGGCGGGCTGGAGTTCTGA
- the rplF gene encoding 50S ribosomal protein L6 produces the protein MSRIGRLPIPVPNGVDVAIDGRDVTVKGPKGTLSHTIAEPIEIAKGDDGTLAVTRPNDENKVRALHGLSRTLVANMVLGVTQGYSKTLEIVGVGYRVQAKSPTQLEFALGFSHPVIVNAPEGVSFRVERPTLFHVDGIDKQKVGEIAANIRKLRKPDPYKGKGVRYQGEVIRRKVGKAGK, from the coding sequence ATGTCGAGAATCGGACGGCTGCCCATCCCTGTACCGAACGGCGTGGACGTCGCCATCGACGGCCGGGACGTCACGGTCAAGGGCCCCAAGGGCACACTTTCTCACACGATCGCTGAGCCGATCGAGATCGCCAAGGGCGATGACGGCACTCTCGCCGTCACGCGTCCCAACGACGAAAACAAGGTTCGTGCGCTGCACGGCCTGTCCCGCACGCTGGTCGCCAACATGGTGCTCGGTGTGACCCAGGGCTACTCCAAGACCCTCGAAATCGTGGGCGTCGGTTACCGCGTTCAGGCCAAGAGCCCGACTCAGCTCGAGTTCGCTCTGGGCTTCAGTCACCCGGTGATCGTCAACGCTCCCGAGGGTGTCTCCTTCCGCGTCGAAAGGCCGACGCTGTTCCACGTGGACGGCATCGACAAGCAGAAGGTCGGCGAGATCGCCGCAAACATCCGCAAGTTGCGCAAGCCTGACCCGTACAAGGGCAAGGGCGTGCGTTACCAGGGTGAAGTTATCCGCCGCAAGGTCGGAAAGGCTGGTAAGTAG
- the rpsH gene encoding 30S ribosomal protein S8, which translates to MTMTDPIADMLTRLRNANSAYHDTVAMPYSKIKAHIAEILQQEGYIQAWTVEDAKVGKNLVVELKFGPTRERSLSGLRRVSKPGLRVYAKKDNLPRVLGGLGVAIISTSGGLMTDKQAGKRGVGGEVLAFVW; encoded by the coding sequence ATGACGATGACTGACCCGATCGCAGACATGTTGACCCGTCTGCGAAACGCGAACTCGGCTTACCACGACACCGTGGCGATGCCGTACTCGAAGATCAAGGCGCACATCGCCGAGATCCTCCAGCAGGAGGGTTACATTCAGGCCTGGACCGTCGAAGACGCCAAGGTCGGAAAGAACCTCGTGGTGGAGCTCAAGTTCGGGCCGACCCGTGAGCGGTCGCTCTCGGGCCTACGCCGGGTTTCCAAGCCCGGTCTGCGGGTCTATGCAAAGAAGGACAACCTGCCTCGAGTTCTGGGCGGACTGGGCGTCGCGATCATCTCGACGTCCGGCGGTCTCATGACGGACAAGCAGGCCGGCAAGCGTGGAGTGGGCGGGGAAGTCCTCGCCTTCGTTTGGTAG
- a CDS encoding type Z 30S ribosomal protein S14 — MAKTSLKVKAARKPKFEVRGYTRCSRCGRPRAVYKKFGLCRICFREMAHRGELPGITKSSW; from the coding sequence ATGGCGAAGACATCGCTCAAGGTCAAGGCTGCTCGCAAGCCCAAGTTCGAGGTCCGGGGCTACACTCGGTGCTCGCGCTGTGGCCGTCCCCGCGCCGTCTACAAGAAGTTCGGCCTGTGCCGTATCTGCTTCCGTGAGATGGCGCACCGGGGCGAGCTGCCTGGTATCACCAAGTCGAGCTGGTAG
- the rplE gene encoding 50S ribosomal protein L5, protein MTANTEERTLPRLKQRYREEIIAKLNEQFGFENIMLVPTITKIKVNMGVGEAARDSKLIDGAVRDLTVITGQKPAVVRARKSIAQFKLREGMPIGAHVTLRGDRMWEFLDRLLSLALPRIRDFRGLSPKQFDGNGNYTFGLTEQVMFHEIDQDKVDRQRGMDITVVTTAKTDDQGRALLKLLGFPFKEA, encoded by the coding sequence ATGACCGCGAACACTGAAGAGCGGACCCTTCCGCGGCTCAAGCAGCGCTATCGCGAGGAGATCATCGCGAAGCTGAACGAGCAGTTCGGGTTCGAGAACATCATGCTGGTGCCCACGATCACCAAGATCAAGGTGAACATGGGCGTCGGCGAGGCCGCGCGCGACTCGAAGCTCATCGACGGCGCCGTCCGCGACCTCACCGTGATCACCGGTCAGAAGCCGGCGGTCGTCAGGGCCCGCAAGTCCATCGCCCAGTTCAAGCTGCGCGAGGGCATGCCGATCGGCGCGCACGTCACGCTGCGCGGCGACCGCATGTGGGAGTTCCTGGACCGGCTGCTGTCGCTGGCACTGCCGCGTATCCGCGACTTCCGCGGCCTGTCGCCCAAGCAGTTCGACGGCAACGGGAACTACACCTTCGGTCTCACCGAGCAGGTCATGTTCCACGAGATCGACCAGGACAAGGTCGATCGCCAGCGGGGTATGGACATCACGGTCGTGACCACCGCTAAGACCGACGACCAGGGCCGGGCGCTGCTGAAGCTCCTCGGCTTTCCGTTCAAGGAGGCCTGA
- the rplX gene encoding 50S ribosomal protein L24, which produces MPKLHVKKGDLVQVIAGKDKGAKGRVIAAHPRDERVVVEGVNMVKKHSKETNDGPRGAKSGGVQTMEAPIHVSNVKKLKDDEKPAKDEKPAKKESAKAASDESGEDNR; this is translated from the coding sequence ATGCCGAAGCTTCACGTGAAGAAGGGTGACCTGGTTCAGGTCATCGCCGGTAAGGACAAGGGTGCCAAGGGCCGTGTGATCGCCGCCCACCCGCGCGATGAGCGCGTGGTGGTCGAGGGCGTCAACATGGTCAAGAAGCACTCCAAGGAGACCAACGATGGTCCGCGCGGCGCCAAGTCCGGCGGCGTGCAGACCATGGAAGCTCCCATCCACGTGAGCAACGTCAAGAAGCTCAAGGATGACGAGAAGCCTGCCAAGGACGAGAAGCCTGCCAAGAAGGAGTCGGCCAAGGCCGCTTCTGACGAGTCGGGTGAGGACAACCGATGA
- the rplN gene encoding 50S ribosomal protein L14, giving the protein MIQQESRLKVADNTGAKEVLCIRVLGGSGRRYAGIGDIIVATVKDAIPGGTVKKGDVVKAVIVRTVKERRRPDGSYIRFDENAAVIIKDSGDPRGTRIFGPVGRELREKKFMRIISLAPEVL; this is encoded by the coding sequence GTGATCCAGCAGGAGTCGCGACTCAAGGTCGCCGACAACACTGGTGCGAAGGAAGTTCTTTGCATCCGTGTGCTCGGTGGCTCGGGTCGGCGCTACGCGGGAATTGGCGACATCATCGTCGCCACAGTCAAGGACGCCATTCCTGGCGGCACCGTGAAGAAGGGCGATGTCGTCAAGGCTGTCATCGTCCGCACTGTCAAGGAGCGCCGCCGGCCCGACGGCTCCTACATCCGCTTCGACGAGAACGCCGCCGTCATCATCAAGGACAGCGGTGACCCTCGTGGCACGCGTATCTTCGGTCCCGTCGGGCGTGAGCTGCGTGAGAAGAAGTTCATGCGCATCATCTCGCTTGCGCCGGAGGTGTTGTAA
- the rpsQ gene encoding 30S ribosomal protein S17, which translates to MAETETTEATTEARNYRKTREGLVVSDKMDKTVVVAVEDRVKHPLYGKVIRRTTKYKAHDEANACGVGDRVLLMETRPLSASKRWRVIEILEKAK; encoded by the coding sequence ATGGCTGAGACCGAGACCACTGAGGCAACGACCGAGGCGCGGAACTACCGCAAGACCCGTGAGGGTCTGGTCGTCAGTGACAAGATGGACAAGACTGTCGTGGTCGCCGTTGAGGACCGCGTCAAGCACCCCCTGTACGGCAAGGTCATCCGTCGGACGACCAAGTACAAGGCGCACGACGAGGCCAACGCCTGTGGCGTTGGTGACCGGGTTCTCCTGATGGAGACCCGGCCGCTGTCCGCCAGCAAGCGCTGGCGCGTCATCGAGATCCTCGAGAAGGCCAAGTAA
- the rpmC gene encoding 50S ribosomal protein L29: MAKGLTAGELRVEDQDTLVKKLKEAKEELFNLRFQAATGQLESHGRLRAVRREIARIYTVMRERELGIVTVEKESIDG; encoded by the coding sequence ATGGCTAAGGGCCTGACCGCCGGTGAGCTGCGGGTGGAAGACCAGGACACCCTGGTCAAGAAGCTGAAGGAAGCCAAGGAGGAGCTGTTCAACCTCCGCTTCCAGGCTGCGACCGGCCAGTTGGAGAGCCACGGGCGGCTGCGTGCCGTTCGCCGCGAGATCGCCCGTATCTACACCGTGATGCGCGAGCGGGAGCTCGGCATTGTGACGGTTGAGAAGGAGTCGATCGATGGCTGA